The genomic region gtggaggaggaggcggtggaggaggaggtggaggagggtacgGTGGATcttcaagtggaggaggaggtggaggagggtacgGTGGATcttcaagtggaggaggaggcggtggagggtaCGGTGGATcttcaagtggaggaggaggcggtggagggtaCGGTGGATcttcaagtggaggaggaggcggtggaggagggtaCGGTGGATcttcaagtggaggaggaggtggaggagggtacgGTGGATcttcaagtggaggaggaggcggtggagggtaCGGTGGATcttcaagtggaggaggaggaggtggaggagggtacgGTGGATcttcaagtggaggaggaggtggaggatacgGTGGATcttcaagtggaggaggaggcggtggagggtaCGGTGGATcttcaagtggaggaggaggaggaggagggtacggTGGATcttcaagtggaggaggaggcggtggaggaggaggtggaggagggtacaGTGGATcttcaagtggaggaggaggaggaggagggtacggTGGATcttcaagtggaggaggaggcggtggagggtaCGGTGGATcttcaagtggaggaggaggcggtggaggaggaggtggaggagggtactGTGGATcttcaagtggaggaggaggtggaggagggtacgGAGGATagtcaggtggaggaggagggagtggaggatacTGTGGAGTAGGCGGTGGACACAGTGGCTCTTCGGGCGGTGGAGGAGGATACGATGGATCATCTGATGGAGGAGGAAGTTATGGCGGATAGGTTTCcatgaaaacacaaaaatataaaagcaattaTGATGGATACAATCAAGAATTCGGAGCCCTGCTAAGAAACGACTTCCATGTATTTCCTTGTTGCCAATATCGAGAACAACATTATTCTGTATTAACTGTCTATTACAAAATGAAAGACTGTAgacctctcttttttctatcaatatatacctgatataataataattttattcctCAAGGAAAACAAATCAGAGCAAAAAGATAAATGCCTCTATATATTGAGCCGTTGATTATCTGTTCATAACCTCTCGACCATACATTTTCATATTGAaaagtatttgtaatatatattataggtacattttgtatatatactgtatatatacatacatacatacatacacacacacacacactcacacaaacacacacacacacacccacacacacacacacacatatatacaggtatatatacatatatatatatatatatatatatatatatatatatatacatataaagataaattcatatatatatacatatatatatatgtatatatagatatatacatatatatatatatatatatatatatatatatatatacatatgcatatgtatatatatacatatacgcatatatttacatatatatttacatatatacgcatatatatataaataaatatatatgtatatatatatatatatatatatatatatatatgcatataaagatatattcatatatatatatatatatatatatatatacatttatatatatatatatatatatatacacacacacacacccacacacacacacacacacacacatacatatatatatatatatatatatatatatatatatatatatatatatatatatgtgtgtgtgtgtgtgtatatatatgaaaatatatttatatgtctatatatgcgtatatatgtatatatatatatatatgtgtgtgtgtgtgtgtgtgtgtgtgtgtgtgtgtgtgtgagtgtatctatatctgtatctacatctatctatctatctatctatctctatatctatatatatgtgtgtgtatctatacctatctatctatctatctatttatccctatatatatacatatttctgtgtgtgtgtgtaattgcgtaTAGGTTAGGTTAGTTTGTTTAATTGCGTTTATATacctatgaataaataaatatacatatatataaatacatatatacatatatatatgtatatatatatacatatatatatatatatatatatatatatatatttgcgtttcTGCTTATATCCATTGCATTGTCTGAAGAATGTCCGTGATTCACTTTTGTTAAAAGGTGTAATGTAACAATTTGTTAATGAGTCATTTTCTCCTCTAATTAAGGCGACATGTAGCTTACAGAAGACCGTAGAGACACAGGTTCCCAAAATGCAATCTCATCCCCGTTCGCTACCGTCGAGTCATCCCTAGATTTATGTTTCAAACTTTCCCATTTGTGCAAAACTGACAGTCGAGGACTCCCAATGCCCGATTTGGCAATAGCTTCTGTATGCATCGGTGACCACCATGGAATGTTTTGTTACGTCGCATGCATATCACGGCACGAgacgagatgaaaaagaaaagcaaaagaaaagcacTATTGTAAATTCCTTTCAACACTGTTCCTTATAAGAAAAGGACTCCTTTCGTTGATTTCATCGTCACCGTTTACAAATTAAAACAGGTATAtgtgacacatacacagatacatacatacatatgtatatatttacatctatattcatctacacatatgaatatatatacaaatacatacatatatatacttatatgatatatatatatatatatatatatatatatatatatatttatgtatgcatatatactcatatgtcgacacacatgtatctatctatccatctatatatatatatatatatatatatatatatatatatatatatatatttatatatatacatatacatgtgtatgtgcatatatatatatatatatatatatatatatatatatatatatatatatcccaataccgccggggaaaattataaaaaaatggggaaaatgcggtgctcattttctctattttttgtgagATGTCTCTGCAaccagatggctctgctagtgcttagccacaaagaagtcaattaggtGACCTTACGtgacttgaattggcgggaaaaacgtattttgttctagtgctatgaatatcgatagtgttatttttattataaaaaatataattactataatgttataaacattagtaacatcaaaataagataacgtagataattttcgtaaatcaaagaaaagggtaaacgggcgagacaggcagtactcgtaactggctcaatggtgacttagtacaagtgtagtcatctatgtgaaaaaaacaatcaaacaagtaactcacagtgggcatagcacgtccgtacacgtcatgcccgttggcattgggatatatatatatatatacaaacaaccactcatatatgtgcatatatatataggtatgtgtgtgtgtgtgtgtgtgtgtgtgtgtgtgtgtgtgtgtgtaagtgtgcatatatatgtgtatatatacattatatatatatatatatgtatgtatatatatgtgtgcatatatatatatatataaatatgtgtgtgtatatacattatatatgtgataatgataaccgcgtTTGTTTCCTTAGCATCGACCTGCGATAGTCTCCTTACACGACTATGGACTTTTACTTTGCAAGACGTAGCTTTAGGGGACTGGTGTTCGAATGGTGTATACTAAGTCGGGTTCAGATTCACATTCACGGTTCAGAGTACATGGTTCGACCCTTCATTGTATGGTGAATACCGGGGAAGGAGCTCAGAACATACTTGGACGTCTTGGggaacgagctggcgagcgctGGTCGCTGGTCGGGAGGAGCCGGTTGTGGTTCGCTTATGTTTTATCTTGTCTCTTTATAGgttccctatctatatatttcattatttgtatatacacatattcattctgTTTATCGACTTGTTACATTATagtgtgttaatgatggtgagcgtgctgaatactttcgatgatgtggtgatggttaATTTCTGAACATGGGGTTAATGTAAATATAGTGTTAAGATGAATAgtgactttctgcttctcccttacatACTTAAAGTATTTTTAATTATGCATCAGTACCTGTTACCTTCGAATAACTCAAAGTATATACGATAGAAAACATACTAGAACATGAACTAATTAAATACGAAACTGGAATTATGGAGTGACATTAATGAACTCCTGATGAATTACTCAAATTAAATGAGATAAAGAGCTTGTGATTATATTTTTACTTAAAAGAAGGCTTTGACACCTACATTAAGCATAAGAATAATCTCATACTCCTAAAGAATGGGTATTTGTTACCACCCTGTCCTTGGTCAGAGGGTGTCACTGCTCAGACGCTAAAGctaatgtaacaatatatatatatatatgcatatatatatatatatatgtgtgtgtgtgtgtgtgtgtatacatatatatatgtgtgtgtatgtgtatgtgtatgtgtatgtgtatgtgtatgtgtatgtgtatgtgtatgtgtatgtgtatgtgtatgtgtgtgtgtgtgtatgtgtgtgtgcatgtatatatacatatatatatatatatatatgtgtgtgtgtgtgtgtgtgtgtgtgtgcatgtatatatatacatgcatatatatataagggcatatatacatatatatatacatatatgtgcatatatatatgcatatatatatttatatatatgtatatatatacatatatatacatatatatacatatatatgtgcatatatatatgcatatatatatatatatatatatttatatataaatgtatatatacatatacatatatatgtgtatatgtatatatgtgactcccgcgatggtccagtggttagaacactggactccgactctcgtggtcccgaggtcaattccccgtcgcggaggtcgtaaaattgcctgcgctctgactgctggctcgagcccgagaaaacgacatatcgccttgagaagtcaaacgcaggtgtcgtaggggaagtcaccgccgtggcacgtgttagcgcgccgtaccgccgttgattaggaagggcatccaatcaagcaagggtggcactgccatataacctctatatacatgtacatacatagatatacacatatatatacacacagatatatatatatatatatatatatatatatgcatacttacatatttgtgtgcatatattaaacacacacacacacacacacacacacacacacacacacatatatatatgtatgtatatgtatatatgcatatatatagagatatacaaatacatgtccatatgtgaatatatacatatacatatatatgtatataaaatgatcttgtacatatatatatatatgtatatatatatatatatatgtgtgtatatatttatatatatgtatttatatatatatttatatatatatatatttatttatatgtatatacatgtgtaagtgtgtgtgtgtgtgtgtgtgtacaccttatacacatttatgtattaagGTAGGTTCCTTACTTGAAAtatcctgtctcaactgcctggCCCTGAGAGCATTCCAAAATTTAAATCATTAATCGCCTATACTTCTTAGTTTGTTGGTTTTCTTGGTTATTGACCATCGGCATATGGCCATGTTAACACAGCGAACCATgatcattaagccaatggatcctactCATTATTTCAATCTATTATTTCATTCATAAAGTTTCTCTCCATCATTTGATAGTAGATTTGATGTTATGAAATCTATGTTTTGGGATCTGATGtattatttttacctttgtcTTTTggcattgtatttattatatgatattaagaTGTGTGGTATTGGGAGGCGGTTGGTGCAATATGGGCATTGCGGAGGGAAGTTTCTCTCAATATATTGGGCGAAGTCttgtggcattgaccctgagctgggccaacaccacctcctcccttctgattTTCCTGTAGGCTGTTTCCCGCAATTCTATGATTGGATTTGTATTTGTCATTTTGCCACATAtggatttttgcttttataaaggaaacaaaacaccCGAGATCTGTACAGACTAAGTTAAGGTCTAGATTACCAGTTGACTGGCTAATCGGTTGCTATATATACtggagtggcctggtacccatattcgCCTGATTAATTTATTGGCATTATGTAGCTTACGGATGATATTAGCCAACAGTTAATTTTTTTGTGGtctctaaggatttaatagcttcaAGTGAACTTCATGAATTAGAAAGAAATACTACACAATCGTGgatcgtcgatagtgcaaaatccgAGGCTTTATCAACCGCAAAATAGTttggcaagaaagatcgatgtatgattcggcaatgtGAAACTCATttgacattcagtcgaccatacacccgtactcacacactcatttgtcttgaagccgtcggtatatatatgaaaaaaggaaatatgttTGATAAGAATCTCTCTAAGCCTCAGGCTTACCTCCGCCTCCGATACCATGGACTTGACTGACGGTAGCCAAACATCTACGATGGTAAATGTGGGAATTTCCCATGGCGCtgtatttgaatgaaccaggatATCGATGGAAGAgaaatctataccgactttctcgacgaggtcgagGAGTCTATTGATGGGGTGCCTAGCGCCAAAGCCCTCCGGGCGGAGATGCCGAAGCAAACTATTCCTGTTAGGGTGACTTGGGTCGCTGGCTATTTCGGCGGCACTGATCAGCGTCTGCTTGTCGCGtttgagtcggaggggaggtactcttgCCTCCACCTCAAGAACTTGATCCGAGTGCATTTCAGGggtccaagacacacacgtaagcaaCATCCAAACCTTTCTGATTTGAGCTCGCTGCCGAGCCATATACGATTAACCCATAATCTACTtcagacctaatcagggctttatatatcattagaaaagactttctatctcttcctatttATTTCCAGCAATACACACTAATAAACGtattgctctttgacatttattctttaactgacctaTGTGGTATTTCCCCATTTAGTCTATGGTCAAAAAGTATACCAAGAATCTTTGCGGTATTTGGTATTGGgtgattgtctagagttagcctaacgttcggcttcctcctatatgaaaaaacaaacaaaaaaacaatactctttcttgtggaaaacttgaaaccccactggaggccccagttatgaatcgatcatatccagtgccagttggatgcgatttgccgaaaaTTCTACATTCCTGATGGAATGCCACAGTGCACAATCATCAGTGTTTAAGATACCGAAGGGGAGCTGATAAGATTTCATTAAT from Penaeus chinensis breed Huanghai No. 1 chromosome 39, ASM1920278v2, whole genome shotgun sequence harbors:
- the LOC125046555 gene encoding probable inactive protein kinase DDB_G0270444 gives rise to the protein MCASTWSVTDQQVEEEVEDTVDLQVEEEVEDTVDLQVEEEVEDTVDLQVEEEVEDTVDLQVEEEVEDTVDLQVEEEAVEEEVEEGTVDLQVEEEAVEEEVEEGTVDLQVEEEVEEGTVDLQVEEEAVEGTVDLQVEEEAVEGTVDLQVEEEAVEEGTVDLQVEEEVEEGTVDLQVEEEAVEGTVDLQVEEEEVEEGTVDLQVEEEVEDTVDLQVEEEAVEGTVDLQVEEEEEEGTVDLQVEEEAVEEEVEEGTVDLQVEEEEEEGTVDLQVEEEAVEGTVDLQVEEEAVEEEVEEGTVDLQVEEEVEEGTEDSQVEEEGVEDTVE